One Streptomyces sp. NBC_01217 genomic region harbors:
- a CDS encoding carboxypeptidase-like regulatory domain-containing protein yields the protein MHVNPPKHWGKYAGTVLGADDAGGTAPLAGATVRLDAKTSSHTLTTAEDGTFALWLDARDAPLTVTVTKDGYQPATAKVKIEKGETTIGDFTLKKAP from the coding sequence ATGCACGTCAACCCGCCGAAGCACTGGGGCAAGTACGCCGGTACGGTCCTCGGCGCCGACGACGCGGGAGGCACCGCACCGCTCGCCGGGGCAACCGTCCGACTCGACGCCAAGACGTCGAGCCACACCTTGACGACCGCCGAGGACGGCACCTTTGCCCTGTGGCTGGACGCCCGGGACGCCCCGCTCACCGTGACCGTCACCAAGGACGGCTACCAGCCCGCAACCGCGAAGGTGAAGATCGAGAAGGGGGAGACGACCATCGGCGACTTCACGCTGAAGAAGGCGCCGTGA
- a CDS encoding SDR family NAD(P)-dependent oxidoreductase, translating to MSNTLEGKVVLVTGASSGIGQATALALPRAGARVAVGARRADRLKGLAEAASGEMLQLELDVTDRQSVTDAVAATVEHFGTLDILVNNAGVMLSSPILGADTTEWTRMVETNLLGSMYMVHAALPHLLASKGAVVQVSSTSGRTASATSGVYAATKFGINAFAEALRQEVTELGVRVVVIEPGFVATELASHITDPAIRAAAKSMAESMRTLQPEDIAAAVVYAITQPEHVAVNEILIRPTDQAR from the coding sequence GTGAGCAACACCCTTGAAGGAAAGGTCGTCCTCGTCACCGGAGCCTCATCGGGCATCGGCCAGGCCACCGCGCTCGCCTTGCCGAGGGCGGGAGCACGGGTCGCCGTCGGGGCCCGGCGGGCGGACCGGTTGAAGGGACTGGCGGAAGCCGCCTCCGGCGAGATGCTGCAACTGGAACTGGACGTCACCGACCGCCAGTCGGTGACCGACGCGGTCGCGGCAACCGTTGAGCACTTCGGAACCCTCGACATCCTCGTCAACAATGCGGGTGTCATGCTCAGCAGCCCGATTCTCGGAGCAGACACCACCGAGTGGACCCGGATGGTCGAGACCAACCTGCTCGGCTCGATGTACATGGTCCACGCGGCGCTGCCTCATCTCCTCGCGTCGAAGGGCGCGGTGGTGCAGGTGTCCTCGACCTCGGGTCGGACGGCCTCGGCCACCAGCGGCGTATACGCGGCCACAAAGTTCGGCATCAACGCCTTCGCGGAGGCCCTCCGGCAGGAGGTCACCGAACTCGGTGTGCGGGTCGTCGTCATCGAGCCCGGATTCGTCGCGACCGAGCTCGCCAGCCACATCACGGACCCGGCCATCCGCGCCGCCGCCAAGAGCATGGCCGAGTCGATGCGCACGCTCCAGCCCGAGGACATCGCCGCCGCGGTCGTCTACGCGATCACCCAGCCCGAGCACGTCGCGGTCAACGAGATCCTGATCAGGCCGACCGACCAGGCCCGCTGA
- a CDS encoding metallophosphoesterase, with amino-acid sequence MTDTSDTRPADSEAQAPRRSRLHRLMRCIPLIAPVLLWAVPCWVLLHSGQHWPLPVTLAGTALFALGLVGMPLAMVRGRGRRQQDRAAIVGDTLLGTSWVLFTWSILLGVPLRLVLTVVGVDESQDRARIVTWAVLGITAVLLAWGYAEARRVPRVRRLDVQLPRMGAGLDGTRVVLITDTHYGPLDRTRWSAQVCETVNTLEADLVCHTGDIADGTAERRRAQAAPLGTVRATRARVYVTGNHEYYSEAQGWVDLMDELGWEPLRNRHLLLERGGDTLVVAGVDDVTAESSGLAGHRAHLAGALNGADPDLPVLLLAHQPKFIDRAAAGGIDLQLSGHTHGGQIWPFHHLVRIDQPALAGLSQHGPRTLLYTSRGTGFWGPPFRVFAPNEITLLVLRSPHLPTSM; translated from the coding sequence GTGACCGACACCAGCGACACCCGACCCGCCGACAGTGAAGCGCAAGCGCCGCGGCGGAGCCGACTGCACCGCCTGATGCGCTGCATCCCGCTGATCGCCCCCGTCCTGCTGTGGGCCGTGCCCTGCTGGGTGCTCCTGCACAGCGGCCAGCACTGGCCGCTGCCTGTCACGCTCGCCGGCACCGCCCTGTTCGCACTCGGCCTCGTCGGTATGCCGCTCGCGATGGTGCGCGGGCGCGGCCGGCGCCAGCAGGACCGGGCGGCGATCGTCGGTGACACCCTGCTGGGCACCAGTTGGGTTCTGTTCACCTGGTCCATTCTGCTCGGCGTCCCATTGCGGCTCGTCCTCACCGTGGTCGGCGTCGACGAGAGTCAGGACCGGGCTCGAATTGTCACTTGGGCCGTCCTCGGCATAACCGCCGTACTACTCGCCTGGGGGTACGCCGAAGCCCGCCGCGTGCCACGCGTGCGCCGACTCGACGTGCAACTCCCGCGGATGGGTGCCGGGTTGGACGGCACCCGCGTCGTCCTCATCACCGACACCCACTACGGTCCCCTCGATCGCACCCGCTGGTCGGCACAGGTATGCGAGACGGTGAACACCCTGGAAGCCGACCTGGTCTGCCACACCGGTGACATCGCGGACGGCACGGCCGAACGCCGCCGCGCCCAGGCCGCCCCACTCGGAACCGTGCGGGCCACCCGGGCCCGTGTATACGTCACCGGCAACCACGAGTACTACAGCGAGGCCCAGGGCTGGGTCGACCTGATGGACGAGCTGGGCTGGGAGCCGCTGCGCAACCGCCATCTGCTGCTCGAACGCGGAGGCGACACCCTCGTGGTCGCCGGCGTGGATGACGTCACCGCCGAGTCCTCCGGCCTGGCGGGCCACCGCGCCCACCTCGCCGGAGCCTTGAACGGCGCCGACCCCGACCTGCCCGTCCTGCTCCTGGCACACCAGCCCAAGTTCATCGACCGGGCGGCAGCCGGCGGCATCGACCTCCAGCTCTCCGGCCACACCCACGGTGGCCAGATCTGGCCCTTCCACCACCTGGTCCGGATCGACCAGCCCGCCCTCGCCGGCCTCAGCCAACACGGCCCCCGCACCCTCCTCTACACCAGCCGCGGCACCGGCTTCTGGGGCCCGCCGTTCCGCGTCTTCGCCCCCAACGAGATCACGCTGCTCGTGCTCCGCTCCCCACACCTGCCCACCTCGATGTAG
- a CDS encoding carbohydrate-binding protein encodes MSGPSALSGPPKRRRTWSRWLSVLALIVAGGAVTGPAAGAPAPDSAAMAPAAPAAIPAGDYQQVQLALGPAELGEAMSLAVLPDRAVVHTARDGTVRFTDAAGNTKTAGKLDVYTHDEEGLQGIAADPGFASNRYLYLYYSPKLNTPSGDAPVTGSAASFEPWKGHLNLSRFTLKTDGTLDMASEKIVLEVPNDRGQCCHVGGDIDFDAAGNLYLTTGDDTNPFESSGYSPIDERTDRNPQFDAQRSSGNTNDLRGKVLRIKPTAAGGYTVPAGNLFAPGTAQTRPEIYAMGFRNPFRMSVDKATGIVYLGDYGPDAGGTDGGGRGPAGQVEFNRITGPGNYGWPYCTGTNTATETYGAYAFPSGPTGAKYNCAGGPANNSFRNTGQATLPPAKPSWIRYGGDAGSPPEFGGGSESPMGGPVYRYDANLNSNVKFPQSLDGRFFAGEYGRKWIKAIEVKADGTPGVIEAFPWTGTQVMDQAFGPDGALYVLDYGTGSNNQALYRVEYIGGSNRNPVAAAAADKTSGAVPLTVQFSSAGSSDPEGKALTHSWDFGDGSTSTAANPSHTYTTTGTFRPTLTVRDPEGLTGTASLVVTAGNTAPTVNLTGPKDGELFSFGDTVPFSVTISDPEDGAIDCAKVKVTYLLGHDEHRHAITSKNGCTGTIAVPNDGEHDSAANLYGVFDAEYTDGAGLTTHSVRVLQPRHRQAEHFSAQSGIQVAAHGPAEGGNTVGFTDNGDWISFKPYAVGNTNKITARVASGGVGGTIEVRTGSATGTLLGTMTVPVTGGWETFTDVSANLANTPAGTTELFLVFKGPTGQGNLFDVDAFTFTTGSGATGQTVEGESYTSSQGVQIADHAPASGGKTLGFIENGDWAGYASVPTAGTKTFSAKVSSAGAGGTIQIRSGSATGVLLGSVAVQPTGGWETFTTVSTALTDTTASGALFLSFAGGAGSLFDIDTLTLTK; translated from the coding sequence ATGTCTGGACCGTCAGCACTGTCAGGGCCGCCGAAACGGAGGCGGACATGGTCGAGATGGCTCTCCGTTCTCGCGCTGATCGTCGCGGGCGGTGCCGTCACCGGCCCCGCGGCCGGTGCCCCCGCCCCCGATTCCGCCGCCATGGCGCCCGCCGCCCCCGCGGCCATTCCGGCGGGCGACTACCAACAGGTACAACTCGCCCTCGGTCCAGCCGAGTTGGGCGAGGCGATGTCGCTCGCGGTGTTACCGGACCGCGCGGTCGTGCATACCGCCCGCGACGGCACGGTCCGTTTCACGGACGCTGCGGGCAACACCAAGACGGCCGGGAAGCTCGACGTCTACACCCATGACGAGGAAGGGCTCCAGGGCATAGCGGCAGACCCCGGCTTCGCCTCCAACCGCTATCTCTACCTGTACTACTCACCCAAGCTGAACACCCCGTCAGGCGACGCCCCGGTCACCGGCTCCGCCGCCTCCTTCGAGCCGTGGAAGGGTCATCTCAATCTCTCTCGGTTCACCCTGAAGACCGATGGCACCCTCGACATGGCCAGCGAGAAGATCGTCCTCGAAGTGCCCAACGACCGAGGCCAGTGCTGCCATGTCGGCGGGGACATCGACTTCGACGCCGCCGGGAACCTCTATCTGACCACCGGTGACGACACCAACCCGTTCGAGTCGAGCGGCTACTCGCCGATCGACGAACGGACCGACCGGAACCCGCAGTTCGACGCTCAGCGCTCCTCCGGCAACACCAACGACCTGCGCGGCAAGGTCCTCAGGATCAAGCCCACGGCCGCCGGCGGCTATACCGTCCCGGCCGGGAACCTCTTCGCCCCCGGTACGGCGCAGACCCGCCCCGAGATCTACGCGATGGGCTTCCGCAACCCCTTCCGGATGTCGGTCGACAAGGCCACCGGCATCGTCTACCTCGGTGACTACGGACCCGACGCCGGGGGCACCGACGGGGGCGGGCGCGGACCCGCCGGCCAGGTCGAGTTCAACCGCATCACCGGCCCCGGCAACTACGGCTGGCCGTATTGCACCGGCACGAACACCGCTACCGAGACCTACGGTGCGTACGCCTTCCCGAGCGGGCCCACCGGGGCAAAGTACAACTGCGCCGGCGGCCCGGCCAACAACTCCTTCCGCAACACCGGTCAGGCCACGCTGCCCCCGGCCAAGCCGAGCTGGATCAGGTACGGCGGCGACGCCGGATCCCCGCCCGAGTTCGGCGGCGGCTCGGAATCGCCCATGGGCGGACCGGTGTACCGCTACGACGCGAACCTGAATTCGAATGTGAAGTTCCCGCAGTCCCTCGACGGCCGCTTCTTCGCCGGTGAGTACGGCCGGAAGTGGATCAAGGCCATCGAGGTGAAGGCCGACGGCACCCCCGGCGTCATCGAGGCATTCCCCTGGACCGGCACCCAGGTCATGGACCAGGCATTCGGCCCGGACGGCGCGCTGTACGTCCTCGACTACGGCACCGGCTCCAACAACCAGGCCCTGTACCGGGTCGAGTACATCGGCGGCAGCAACCGCAACCCGGTCGCCGCCGCGGCCGCCGACAAGACCTCGGGAGCCGTCCCGCTCACCGTCCAGTTCTCCTCGGCGGGCAGCTCCGACCCCGAGGGCAAAGCCCTCACCCACTCCTGGGACTTCGGCGACGGCTCCACGTCCACCGCGGCCAACCCGTCGCACACCTATACCACCACGGGGACCTTCCGACCGACCCTGACGGTCAGGGACCCGGAGGGGCTCACCGGCACAGCGAGCCTGGTGGTGACGGCGGGCAACACGGCGCCGACCGTCAATCTCACCGGCCCCAAGGACGGTGAGCTGTTCTCCTTCGGTGACACCGTGCCCTTCTCGGTCACCATCAGCGACCCCGAGGACGGGGCCATCGACTGCGCCAAGGTCAAGGTCACCTATCTCCTGGGCCATGACGAGCACCGTCACGCGATCACCTCGAAGAACGGCTGCACCGGTACGATCGCCGTGCCGAACGACGGTGAGCACGACAGCGCCGCCAACCTCTACGGTGTCTTCGACGCCGAGTACACCGACGGCGCCGGACTGACCACGCACAGCGTCCGTGTCCTCCAGCCCCGCCACCGGCAGGCGGAACACTTCTCGGCCCAGTCCGGCATCCAGGTGGCCGCTCACGGCCCCGCCGAGGGCGGCAACACGGTCGGTTTCACCGACAACGGCGACTGGATCTCCTTCAAGCCCTACGCGGTGGGCAACACGAACAAGATCACGGCCCGGGTTGCCTCCGGCGGCGTCGGCGGCACGATCGAGGTACGCACCGGATCAGCCACCGGCACCCTGCTCGGCACCATGACCGTACCGGTGACCGGCGGCTGGGAGACCTTCACCGACGTCTCCGCCAACCTGGCCAACACGCCCGCCGGCACGACGGAGTTGTTCCTCGTCTTCAAGGGCCCCACGGGACAGGGCAATCTCTTCGACGTGGACGCCTTCACCTTCACCACCGGCAGCGGTGCCACCGGCCAGACGGTGGAAGGGGAGTCGTACACCTCTTCCCAGGGCGTCCAGATCGCCGACCACGCCCCGGCCAGCGGCGGCAAGACGCTCGGCTTCATTGAGAACGGTGACTGGGCGGGATACGCCTCCGTGCCCACGGCCGGGACCAAGACCTTCAGCGCGAAGGTCTCCTCGGCCGGCGCGGGCGGCACCATCCAGATCCGATCTGGATCGGCGACCGGCGTACTGCTCGGCTCCGTCGCTGTCCAGCCCACCGGCGGCTGGGAGACCTTCACCACCGTCTCCACCGCCCTGACGGACACCACCGCCTCTGGAGCGCTGTTCCTCTCCTTCGCCGGCGGCGCGGGCTCCCTGTTCGACATCGACACCCTCACCCTCACCAAGTGA
- a CDS encoding TetR/AcrR family transcriptional regulator: MTATTGTTSPRADMVRNRRLLLDAATEAFAEQGLDASMGDIAQRAGLAKGTVFRHFPTKEDLLSAIMLRLLDRLVGSAGQLLEADDAAAALEDFMADGVETLAADRAFCEVIGRPSLQQSEVRDAIADLCVAVEALTARAREQGAIRGDVTGTDIVLLLGGIHQTAAPLLEAQPQAWRRYLALALDALRTAQPSRLPEEPPGRPQVSVP, encoded by the coding sequence ATGACGGCAACGACAGGCACCACCAGCCCGAGGGCGGACATGGTGCGCAATCGGCGTCTCCTGCTGGACGCAGCGACAGAGGCGTTCGCCGAGCAGGGCCTCGACGCGTCGATGGGGGACATCGCCCAGCGTGCGGGCCTCGCCAAAGGCACCGTGTTCCGGCATTTCCCCACAAAGGAAGATCTGCTTTCCGCGATCATGCTCCGGCTGCTGGACCGGCTTGTCGGATCAGCGGGACAACTCCTCGAAGCCGACGACGCGGCCGCGGCGCTCGAGGACTTCATGGCCGACGGCGTCGAGACTCTCGCCGCTGACCGCGCCTTCTGTGAAGTGATCGGACGCCCGTCCCTGCAGCAGTCCGAGGTGCGGGACGCGATCGCCGACCTCTGCGTGGCGGTCGAGGCACTCACCGCCCGGGCACGCGAGCAGGGCGCTATCCGCGGCGACGTGACGGGGACGGACATCGTGCTGCTGCTTGGTGGCATCCATCAGACGGCGGCGCCACTTCTCGAAGCGCAGCCCCAGGCCTGGCGTCGTTACCTCGCACTGGCCCTGGACGCACTGCGCACGGCCCAACCGAGCCGACTCCCGGAAGAACCGCCGGGTCGCCCCCAGGTTTCGGTTCCCTGA
- a CDS encoding ThuA domain-containing protein → MFHQTPHRPSTGRRRIPSVLASALVAALALIGAFLTPAVSAQAADPAYKVLVFSKTAGFRHDSIPAGTQAIRDIGAANNFTVTATEDGAAFTPANLAGFKAVVFLSTTGDVLNATQQSALQAYVDGGGGYFGIHAAADTEYDWPQYEQLVGAWFKSHPAIQPATLKTEDRAHAATAGLGQTWSRTDEWYNYRTNPRANVRVLQSLDESSYSGGEMSGDHPITWCHAQGSGRSFYTGLGHTAESYADPAFRSLLLGGIRYAAGFAKADCRAESGYTPLYNGSTTGWSQAGPGSFTNTDATLTSQGGMGLFWYRAKEYNGYSLKLDWKMQGDDNSGVFVGFPASDDPNSAVNQGYEIQIDATDAADRTTGAVYGFKSADIAARDAELNPPGEWNGYEIRVEGERLQVFLNGVRINDFTNTDPARSLAQGYIGIQNHGTGDDVSFRNIRIKELGGTGTTPSTFEGESYTSSSGVQPADHASASGGRTLGYIENGDWAGYSQASLTGTRTFTAKISSGGSGGTVQVRSGSATGPVLGSLAVPNTGGWENFRTVSTALTGTPTGPVFLTFTGGAGSLFDIDTFTLEKQAVTAALSSNVHLFYYPWYGSPVKNGSYRHWQQGGRTPPQDVGADLYPKLGAYDSGDFAGAVAQHMRWVKQSGAGVIVYSWWGRGGYEDTLAKGVLDAAQQQDVKVAWHIEPYEGRTAASVVSDIQYLNSTYGSHPAYYRDAEHNNRPAFYIFESLRITDWAALDQVTQNNTVLAQTTDTSKIAHFSGLYTYDGIAGATAPGWKQAGDYAKANGLIWAPSVAPGYIDDRAVPGNTTPTLGRDNGATYDKEWNNALDPAIGGSPTWVSVTSFNEWHEGSSIEPAAANPPAGFGYQTFSGAYGKTGTEAETVYLDRTKYWVGQFDARRVR, encoded by the coding sequence ATGTTTCATCAGACCCCGCACCGACCGTCCACCGGCCGACGCCGAATACCGTCGGTTCTGGCCTCGGCCCTCGTGGCCGCCCTCGCCCTGATCGGGGCGTTCCTGACACCGGCCGTCAGCGCGCAGGCCGCCGACCCCGCCTACAAGGTGCTCGTCTTCTCCAAGACGGCGGGCTTCCGCCACGACTCCATTCCGGCCGGTACCCAGGCCATCCGTGATATCGGCGCGGCCAACAACTTCACCGTCACGGCCACCGAGGATGGCGCCGCCTTCACCCCGGCCAATCTGGCCGGCTTCAAGGCGGTGGTGTTCCTCTCCACCACCGGCGACGTACTCAACGCCACCCAGCAGTCCGCCCTCCAGGCGTATGTCGACGGAGGCGGCGGCTACTTCGGCATCCACGCGGCGGCCGACACCGAGTACGACTGGCCGCAGTACGAGCAACTCGTCGGCGCCTGGTTCAAGAGCCACCCGGCGATCCAGCCGGCCACGCTGAAGACCGAGGACCGGGCCCACGCGGCCACGGCCGGCCTCGGCCAGACCTGGTCCAGGACCGACGAGTGGTACAACTACCGGACCAATCCGCGGGCCAACGTGCGCGTGCTGCAGAGTCTCGACGAAAGCAGCTACAGCGGCGGGGAGATGAGCGGCGACCACCCCATCACCTGGTGCCACGCCCAGGGCAGCGGCCGGTCGTTCTACACCGGTCTCGGCCACACCGCCGAGTCGTACGCCGACCCCGCCTTCCGCTCCCTGCTCCTCGGCGGAATCCGGTACGCGGCGGGCTTCGCCAAGGCCGACTGCCGGGCGGAGAGCGGCTACACCCCGCTCTACAACGGCTCGACCACCGGCTGGTCGCAGGCCGGCCCCGGCAGTTTCACCAACACCGACGCCACCCTCACCTCGCAGGGCGGCATGGGACTCTTCTGGTACCGCGCGAAGGAGTACAACGGGTACTCCCTCAAGCTCGACTGGAAGATGCAGGGAGACGACAACTCCGGTGTCTTCGTGGGCTTCCCCGCCTCCGACGACCCCAACTCGGCGGTGAACCAGGGGTACGAGATCCAGATCGACGCCACCGACGCAGCTGACAGAACGACGGGTGCGGTCTACGGCTTCAAGTCGGCCGACATCGCCGCCCGGGACGCCGAGCTCAACCCGCCGGGGGAGTGGAACGGATACGAGATCCGGGTGGAGGGGGAGCGGCTCCAGGTCTTCCTCAACGGTGTGAGGATCAATGACTTCACCAACACCGACCCCGCCCGCTCCCTGGCACAGGGCTACATCGGCATCCAGAACCACGGCACCGGCGACGACGTGTCCTTCCGCAACATCCGGATCAAGGAACTCGGGGGCACCGGCACGACACCGTCGACCTTCGAGGGCGAGTCGTACACCTCGTCCTCCGGGGTGCAGCCCGCCGACCATGCCTCCGCCAGCGGCGGCAGGACCCTCGGCTATATCGAGAACGGTGACTGGGCCGGCTACTCACAGGCCTCGCTCACCGGGACCAGGACGTTCACCGCGAAGATCTCCTCGGGCGGTTCGGGCGGCACCGTCCAGGTACGCTCCGGATCAGCCACCGGACCAGTGCTCGGCTCACTGGCCGTACCGAACACCGGCGGCTGGGAGAACTTCCGGACCGTCTCCACCGCGCTGACCGGCACCCCGACCGGACCGGTCTTCCTCACCTTCACCGGCGGGGCCGGCTCCCTCTTCGACATCGACACCTTCACCCTGGAGAAGCAGGCGGTGACCGCCGCCCTGTCGTCCAATGTGCATCTCTTCTACTACCCCTGGTACGGCAGCCCGGTGAAGAACGGCAGCTACCGCCACTGGCAGCAGGGCGGCCGCACTCCGCCGCAGGACGTCGGCGCCGACCTCTACCCGAAGCTGGGGGCCTACGACTCCGGTGACTTCGCCGGAGCCGTCGCCCAGCACATGCGGTGGGTCAAGCAGTCGGGCGCCGGTGTCATCGTCTACAGCTGGTGGGGGAGGGGCGGTTACGAGGACACCCTCGCCAAGGGCGTGCTGGACGCCGCCCAGCAGCAGGACGTCAAGGTGGCCTGGCACATCGAGCCGTACGAGGGGCGCACCGCGGCCTCCGTCGTCTCCGACATCCAGTACCTCAACTCCACCTACGGCAGCCATCCCGCCTACTACCGCGACGCCGAACACAACAACCGCCCGGCCTTCTACATCTTCGAGAGCCTGAGGATCACGGACTGGGCTGCCCTCGACCAGGTCACCCAGAACAACACGGTCCTGGCCCAGACCACCGACACCTCCAAGATCGCGCACTTCTCGGGGCTCTACACCTACGACGGCATCGCGGGCGCCACCGCCCCCGGCTGGAAGCAGGCCGGCGACTACGCCAAGGCCAACGGTCTGATCTGGGCGCCCTCGGTGGCACCCGGCTATATCGACGACCGCGCGGTACCGGGCAACACCACACCCACACTCGGCCGGGACAACGGCGCCACCTACGACAAGGAGTGGAACAACGCGCTCGACCCGGCCATCGGCGGATCGCCCACCTGGGTCTCCGTCACGTCCTTCAACGAGTGGCATGAGGGCAGTTCGATCGAGCCCGCCGCCGCCAACCCGCCCGCCGGTTTCGGTTACCAGACCTTCTCCGGCGCGTATGGGAAGACCGGGACCGAGGCGGAGACGGTCTATCTCGACCGTACGAAGTACTGGGTGGGCCAGTTCGACGCACGGCGCGTGCGCTGA
- a CDS encoding ATP-binding protein yields the protein MTDADGAEFGSRLRQLRLDALLTIEALAEASGVSVRGIGDLERGRRATPQRGTVAALADGLGLGEAERERLLAAARSGRNPRRRPAGLRSFPRGIDDFTGREAELAQLTALAGQAAAGPPVVVTVSGPPGTGKTTLALQAARELADRFPDGQLVVDLRGMDDTPPGPAELMLRVLKALGVADRDLAKAGPQGHPELYRQVLAERRCLLVLDNGRDEAQVRPLLPSAGAAMVVITSRRMLTGLESVHRLPLGELAPADAATFLSALVGRERADADATALAEVADRCAHLPLALRVAGNWLATRTGWSVRRLADRLALEERRLDTLTAGDLHLSAAFDLSYRQLTPTAARLFRLLALVDGTDVSAAGAAQLAGQHLFDTEDTLEELVETGLLGTDQDRYRLHDLLRLYARSRLKAEEPADEPEKARSALRRWLLETAVVAGRWYEPDHGAPPATWRGTVDLSTAEHARQWLQAEGDNWLAALRAAATAGDHATVVGVAEALHWFSDQWIFWGHWPEVCRTAAHCAQALGDPRLEAFHLNNHAWALLVCESRPRDSLERSAQALAAAQRAEDLPQQGWAHSYHAWALGLLGDHTAAAHHNHEAARLFEAAGDLHGTLHSLSSTAQTLLVASRYEESISENIRALTFLEQAGDRIERHSADFNRANLQTSIGQAHIFLENWSEAADHLRTAVDLCRTCGHPGLESRALAHLGNALLAAGHRDEARDAFAQCLALGSAANPQHVATARERLAGLDTP from the coding sequence GTGACCGACGCGGATGGTGCGGAGTTCGGGTCGCGGCTGCGGCAGTTGCGGTTGGATGCGTTGCTGACGATCGAAGCACTCGCGGAGGCGTCGGGGGTGAGTGTCCGCGGAATCGGGGATCTGGAACGGGGACGGCGGGCGACTCCCCAACGGGGAACGGTTGCCGCACTCGCGGACGGACTGGGGCTGGGCGAGGCGGAGCGGGAGCGGCTCCTGGCCGCGGCCCGATCTGGCCGCAACCCACGCCGGCGTCCGGCGGGGCTCCGTTCCTTCCCGCGCGGCATCGACGATTTCACCGGCCGGGAGGCGGAACTGGCACAACTCACGGCACTGGCCGGGCAGGCGGCCGCCGGGCCGCCCGTGGTGGTGACCGTGTCCGGGCCGCCCGGGACGGGCAAGACCACCCTGGCACTGCAGGCCGCCCGCGAGCTGGCCGACCGCTTCCCCGACGGGCAGCTGGTGGTCGACCTGCGGGGCATGGACGACACGCCGCCCGGCCCCGCCGAGCTGATGCTCCGCGTACTGAAGGCGTTGGGGGTGGCTGACCGGGACCTGGCCAAGGCCGGTCCGCAGGGCCACCCGGAGCTGTACCGGCAGGTGCTGGCCGAACGACGCTGTCTGCTGGTGCTGGACAACGGGCGTGACGAGGCGCAGGTCCGCCCGCTCCTGCCGAGCGCGGGTGCGGCCATGGTGGTGATCACCAGCCGGAGGATGCTCACCGGCCTGGAGAGCGTCCACCGCCTGCCCCTCGGTGAACTCGCCCCCGCCGACGCCGCCACCTTCCTGTCCGCCCTGGTCGGACGAGAACGTGCGGACGCCGACGCGACCGCGCTCGCCGAGGTCGCCGACCGGTGTGCGCACCTGCCACTGGCGCTGCGTGTGGCGGGCAACTGGCTGGCCACCCGCACCGGCTGGAGTGTGCGCCGCCTCGCCGACCGCCTCGCCCTCGAAGAACGCCGCCTGGACACTCTCACAGCCGGCGACCTGCATCTCTCGGCGGCCTTCGACCTGTCCTACCGTCAGCTCACCCCCACCGCCGCCCGCCTGTTCCGGCTCCTGGCCCTGGTCGACGGCACCGATGTCAGCGCCGCCGGCGCCGCCCAGCTCGCCGGGCAGCACCTCTTCGACACCGAGGACACCCTCGAGGAACTCGTCGAGACCGGCCTGCTCGGTACCGACCAGGACCGCTACCGCCTCCACGACCTGCTGCGCTTGTACGCCCGCAGCCGGCTGAAGGCCGAGGAGCCCGCCGACGAGCCGGAGAAGGCCCGTTCGGCACTGCGCCGCTGGCTGCTGGAGACCGCCGTCGTGGCCGGCCGCTGGTACGAACCCGACCACGGCGCCCCACCTGCCACTTGGCGGGGCACCGTCGACCTGTCCACGGCCGAGCACGCCCGCCAGTGGCTCCAGGCCGAGGGCGACAACTGGCTCGCCGCCCTGCGCGCGGCCGCCACCGCGGGCGACCACGCCACCGTCGTGGGGGTCGCCGAGGCGCTGCACTGGTTCTCCGACCAGTGGATCTTCTGGGGACACTGGCCCGAGGTCTGCCGCACCGCCGCACACTGCGCCCAGGCCCTCGGCGACCCCCGCCTCGAAGCCTTCCACCTCAACAACCATGCCTGGGCCCTGCTCGTCTGCGAAAGCCGCCCCCGCGACAGCCTTGAGCGCTCCGCCCAGGCCCTCGCCGCCGCCCAGCGCGCCGAAGACCTCCCCCAGCAGGGCTGGGCTCACAGCTACCACGCCTGGGCCCTCGGCCTGCTCGGCGACCACACCGCGGCGGCACATCACAACCACGAGGCAGCCCGGCTCTTCGAAGCCGCCGGCGACCTCCACGGCACCCTCCACTCCTTGAGCAGTACAGCCCAGACCCTTCTCGTGGCGAGCCGGTACGAGGAATCCATCTCGGAGAACATCCGTGCCCTCACCTTCCTGGAGCAGGCCGGCGACCGTATCGAACGGCACAGCGCCGACTTCAATCGTGCGAACCTGCAGACGTCCATAGGCCAAGCCCACATCTTCCTCGAGAACTGGTCCGAGGCCGCCGACCACCTGCGCACCGCCGTGGACCTGTGCCGCACCTGCGGCCATCCGGGACTGGAGAGCCGCGCCCTGGCCCACCTCGGCAACGCCCTGCTGGCCGCAGGACACCGCGACGAGGCCCGGGACGCCTTCGCCCAATGCCTCGCTCTCGGCTCGGCAGCCAACCCCCAGCACGTCGCCACGGCCCGGGAGCGCCTCGCCGGCCTCGACACCCCGTGA